One part of the Terriglobia bacterium genome encodes these proteins:
- a CDS encoding addiction module protein: protein MSPEISDLLKRALALSVDERAALAHTLLDSLEGTDESVQEAWDDEVARRIEDLKAGTAVTVPWEQLHRELLAMVNER from the coding sequence ATGAGTCCAGAAATTTCCGATCTCCTGAAACGGGCGCTCGCTCTCTCTGTTGACGAGCGCGCTGCATTAGCCCATACCCTGCTCGACAGTCTTGAGGGCACGGATGAGTCTGTGCAAGAGGCTTGGGATGACGAAGTTGCTCGTAGAATCGAAGACCTGAAAGCGGGCACAGCGGTGACCGTCCCTTGGGAGCAATTACATCGCGAGCTCTTGGCCATGGTGAATGAGCGCTAA
- a CDS encoding N(4)-(beta-N-acetylglucosaminyl)-L-asparaginase, translated as MDRRNFLAAATLASLGLTLEAQEVKKQDGHAAAGKHEASAVGGPPSKPVMISSRNGWNGIEKGYQMLLDGGDTLDAVIAVGKTQEDDPNDDSVGLGGLPNEEGVVELDSCCMHGPTRRAGAVGGVRWTKNPSLLAQAVMQHTGHVMLVGEGADRFAKAMGFPKDELLTERSRKAWLLWKESHRDSWWGPGLSDPSYKVPPDVPAPPAPGAAWWEKRRRELEELAADLAIPPAWRATCIDRVLFPAHGTCHCSAVTPKGEMSGMTTTCGLSWKIPGRCGDSPIIGAGAYTDQDVGSAGATGSGEENIRVAGAHTVIENMRHGMSPREAGLDALQRIVRNYKHNPAKLRYVDMQYYIVRKDGAYAGVSLWSHSASKVPRQYTVHDGTRRLENFVALFQGSPLPFPPQAREPFQRPNYGPEKK; from the coding sequence ATGGACCGCCGGAATTTTCTTGCTGCCGCAACCCTCGCCTCGCTCGGCCTGACGCTCGAGGCGCAAGAAGTCAAGAAGCAAGACGGCCACGCCGCCGCAGGAAAGCACGAGGCGTCCGCCGTCGGAGGCCCGCCCAGCAAGCCGGTGATGATCTCCAGCCGCAACGGTTGGAACGGGATCGAAAAGGGCTACCAGATGCTGCTCGACGGCGGCGACACGCTGGATGCGGTGATTGCGGTCGGCAAGACGCAGGAAGACGACCCCAACGACGACTCGGTCGGGCTGGGCGGGCTGCCCAACGAGGAAGGCGTGGTCGAACTGGATTCTTGCTGCATGCACGGGCCGACGCGGCGGGCCGGCGCGGTGGGCGGAGTGCGCTGGACGAAGAACCCATCCTTGCTGGCGCAGGCGGTGATGCAGCACACCGGACATGTCATGCTGGTGGGGGAAGGCGCCGACCGGTTCGCCAAGGCCATGGGCTTCCCGAAAGACGAGCTTCTCACCGAGCGCTCGCGGAAAGCCTGGCTGCTGTGGAAAGAGAGTCATCGCGACAGTTGGTGGGGGCCGGGCCTGTCCGATCCGAGTTACAAAGTCCCGCCCGACGTGCCAGCGCCGCCAGCGCCGGGCGCCGCGTGGTGGGAGAAGCGAAGAAGGGAACTGGAGGAACTGGCCGCGGACCTGGCAATCCCGCCGGCGTGGCGGGCGACCTGTATTGATCGTGTGCTGTTCCCGGCACACGGCACGTGTCATTGTTCGGCAGTCACGCCCAAGGGGGAGATGTCGGGCATGACCACGACGTGCGGCCTGTCATGGAAAATTCCCGGCCGCTGCGGAGACTCGCCCATCATTGGCGCCGGAGCCTACACCGACCAGGATGTGGGCTCGGCCGGGGCGACCGGCAGCGGCGAGGAGAATATCCGCGTGGCCGGCGCGCATACGGTGATCGAGAACATGCGGCACGGGATGTCGCCGCGCGAGGCCGGGCTGGACGCGCTGCAGCGGATCGTCCGGAACTACAAGCACAATCCCGCCAAGCTGCGCTACGTGGACATGCAGTACTACATCGTTCGCAAGGATGGCGCCTACGCCGGGGTCAGCCTGTGGAGCCACAGCGCGTCCAAGGTCCCGCGGCAATACACGGTTCACGACGGAACCCGGCGACTGGAAAATTTCGTCGCGTTATTCCAGGGATCTCCGCTGCCGTTTCCGCCGCAGGCGCGCGAACCCTTCCAGCGGCCGAACTACGGCCCGGAGAAGAAGTAG
- the ubiA gene encoding putative 4-hydroxybenzoate polyprenyltransferase, whose translation MLRSLGTTLEMIKWEHSVLTLPFGLTGAVLAARGIPSGRQLLWIAVGLVSARAAAMSFNRLADHSLDAANPRTRTRALPVGALSRQFVAAFVVLSSLLLVLAAAELNRMALVLSPVALGVILLYSYTKRFTRWSHVVLGFAMGLAPAAGWVAVRGSLDPRILILTAAVTFWGGGFDVLYACQDYDFDCQSELHSVPRFFGIARSLWIARVFHILTLALLGVLVYVFGLGAIAIAGVVVVGLLLAYEHSLVSANDLSRLNAAFFTMNGVISMVFLGFVTANFLVR comes from the coding sequence ATGCTGCGCAGCCTGGGAACGACGCTGGAGATGATCAAGTGGGAGCACTCCGTCCTCACCCTCCCCTTCGGCTTGACCGGCGCGGTGCTGGCGGCGCGCGGCATTCCCAGCGGGCGGCAGTTGCTGTGGATCGCCGTCGGGCTGGTCTCCGCCCGCGCCGCTGCGATGAGCTTTAACCGCCTGGCGGACCATTCCCTCGATGCCGCCAACCCGCGCACCCGCACGCGTGCACTGCCCGTGGGCGCGCTATCGCGGCAATTTGTGGCCGCGTTCGTCGTGCTGTCCAGTTTGCTGCTGGTGCTGGCGGCGGCGGAATTGAACCGGATGGCGCTGGTTCTGTCGCCGGTCGCGCTGGGAGTAATCCTGCTGTACTCGTACACCAAGCGCTTCACGCGCTGGTCGCACGTGGTGCTGGGATTTGCCATGGGATTGGCGCCGGCGGCGGGTTGGGTGGCGGTGCGCGGATCCCTGGACCCGCGAATCCTGATCCTCACCGCGGCGGTGACATTCTGGGGCGGAGGCTTCGACGTGCTCTATGCCTGCCAGGATTATGACTTCGACTGCCAGTCGGAGCTGCACTCCGTGCCCCGGTTCTTCGGGATTGCGCGCTCGCTGTGGATTGCGCGCGTGTTCCACATCTTGACCCTGGCGCTGCTTGGGGTGCTGGTGTATGTCTTCGGCCTGGGGGCGATCGCGATTGCCGGCGTGGTCGTGGTCGGGCTGCTGCTGGCGTACGAACATTCCCTGGTGTCGGCCAACGACCTGTCGCGCCTGAACGCGGCGTTCTTTACGATGAACGGCGTGATCTCGATGGTGTTCCTGGGGTTCGTGACGGCGAATTTTCTGGTGCGGTGA
- the ada gene encoding bifunctional DNA-binding transcriptional regulator/O6-methylguanine-DNA methyltransferase Ada, with protein sequence MGPGEFWEAVLHRDRRFQYLFVYAVRSTGVYCRPTCASRRPRREQVSFFAGPEAAERAGFRACRRCRPRENAFHDPHAEVVQRLCRYIDAHLEEPVSLAVLSREAGLSAFHLQRTFKRVLGVSPLQYARVRRLLNLKSRLKSGDDVTSAMYAAGYGSSSRLYEHAAGQLGMTPGAYRSGGAGTEIRYALASCNLGRVLVAATERGVCAVRLGDSDSELVAELHREFPIADARQDASWLHDVLGRVVDCVNGSDAHPDIPLDIRGSAFQAKVWETLRRIPRGETRSYAQIAQALKQPKAVRAVARAIASNPVAVIVPCHRVVRSDGSLGGYRWGSKRKEQLLASERDPESVVRGR encoded by the coding sequence ATTGGTCCGGGAGAATTCTGGGAGGCGGTGCTGCACCGCGACCGCCGCTTCCAGTATTTGTTCGTGTACGCGGTGCGCTCCACCGGGGTGTACTGCCGGCCGACCTGCGCCTCGCGCCGGCCGCGGCGCGAGCAGGTCAGCTTCTTCGCCGGGCCGGAAGCGGCCGAGCGCGCCGGATTCCGCGCCTGCCGCCGTTGCCGGCCGCGCGAGAATGCCTTCCACGATCCGCATGCCGAAGTGGTGCAGCGCCTGTGCCGCTATATTGACGCGCACCTGGAAGAGCCGGTGAGCCTGGCGGTGCTGAGCCGCGAAGCCGGGTTGAGCGCCTTCCACCTGCAACGGACGTTCAAGAGAGTGCTCGGCGTGTCGCCGCTGCAGTATGCGCGGGTGCGGCGGTTGCTCAATTTGAAGTCGCGCCTCAAAAGCGGCGACGACGTGACTTCGGCGATGTACGCCGCGGGATACGGCTCCAGCAGCCGCTTGTACGAGCACGCCGCGGGACAGCTAGGCATGACGCCGGGCGCCTACCGCAGCGGCGGCGCGGGAACCGAGATCCGCTACGCGCTGGCCAGTTGCAACCTCGGACGGGTGCTGGTGGCGGCCACGGAACGCGGCGTCTGCGCGGTGCGCCTGGGCGACTCCGATTCCGAGCTGGTCGCCGAACTGCACCGCGAGTTTCCCATCGCGGACGCGCGCCAGGATGCGTCGTGGCTGCACGACGTGCTGGGCCGGGTGGTGGACTGCGTCAATGGCAGTGACGCGCACCCCGACATCCCGCTCGACATCCGGGGCAGCGCGTTCCAGGCGAAGGTCTGGGAGACGTTACGGCGCATTCCACGCGGCGAAACCCGCAGCTACGCGCAGATCGCGCAGGCGCTGAAGCAGCCCAAGGCGGTGCGGGCGGTGGCGCGGGCGATCGCGTCGAACCCGGTGGCGGTGATTGTCCCGTGCCATCGCGTGGTGCGCAGCGACGGCTCGCTCGGCGGTTATCGCTGGGGCTCGAAGCGCAAGGAACAGTTGCTCGCGTCGGAACGGGACCCGGAGTCAGTAGTCAGGGGTCGGTAG
- the glpX gene encoding class II fructose-bisphosphatase gives MATTQVPTKSAKQFGVNLESDLALEFLRVVENAAIASARSMGQGERKYSDHVATEAMRRTMDTVPMKGTIVIGEGERDEAPMLYIGEKVGAEFRDGQPVPEVDIAVDPLEGTNLCATGSPGAITVLAASERGGLLNAPDCYMDKIVVGPSCHGAVDMDAPVADNLKNIAQRLGRDVDDLVVIVLDRPRHEKLINDIRKAGARIKLISDGDLSAGISAAVIGTGVHAVMGSGGAPEGVLTAAAMRCLNGYMLGRLVIDKPALEERIAKMGIKDKNKVYTAEELAPGKQLIFAATGVTDGALMRGVRFFGEGVRTSSLIMTKSTGKIRFIDSIHLEKHKDVKIRFS, from the coding sequence ATGGCTACTACCCAGGTACCCACCAAGTCGGCCAAACAATTCGGTGTCAACCTCGAGAGCGACCTCGCGCTGGAATTTCTGCGCGTTGTCGAGAATGCCGCCATCGCCTCGGCCCGCAGCATGGGCCAGGGGGAGCGCAAGTATTCCGACCATGTCGCCACCGAGGCGATGCGCCGGACCATGGATACCGTGCCGATGAAGGGCACCATCGTCATCGGCGAGGGCGAGCGCGACGAGGCGCCCATGCTCTATATCGGCGAAAAAGTCGGCGCCGAGTTCCGTGACGGCCAGCCCGTGCCCGAGGTTGACATCGCCGTCGATCCCCTGGAAGGCACCAACCTGTGCGCCACCGGATCGCCGGGCGCTATCACCGTGCTGGCGGCGTCGGAGCGCGGCGGACTGCTCAATGCTCCCGATTGCTACATGGACAAGATCGTGGTCGGGCCGTCGTGCCACGGCGCCGTGGACATGGATGCGCCGGTCGCCGACAACCTGAAGAACATCGCCCAGCGCCTGGGACGCGACGTGGATGACCTGGTGGTGATCGTGCTCGACCGGCCGCGGCACGAAAAGCTGATCAACGACATTCGCAAGGCGGGCGCGCGCATCAAGCTGATCAGCGACGGCGACCTGTCCGCCGGAATTTCCGCGGCCGTGATCGGCACCGGCGTGCACGCCGTCATGGGCTCAGGCGGCGCACCCGAAGGCGTGCTGACCGCGGCGGCTATGCGCTGTCTCAATGGCTACATGCTGGGGCGGCTGGTGATTGACAAGCCGGCGCTGGAAGAGCGCATCGCCAAGATGGGGATCAAGGACAAAAACAAGGTCTATACCGCCGAGGAACTGGCGCCCGGCAAGCAGCTCATCTTTGCCGCCACCGGCGTCACCGACGGCGCGCTCATGCGCGGCGTGCGCTTCTTCGGCGAAGGCGTGCGCACCTCGTCGCTGATCATGACCAAGTCCACCGGCAAGATCCGCTTCATTGACAGCATCCACCTGGAGAAGCACAAGGATGTGAAGATTCGCTTCTCGTAG
- the mqnE gene encoding aminofutalosine synthase MqnE has protein sequence MSAKHEFQTDDARLRPVAEKVLAQQRLEAADALALYASSDILAVGWLANHVRERMHGDKTYFNVNRHINPTNVCVAACRLCAFGRKKDAPGAYTMALEEAFQTAGAGYSDAVTEFHIVGGLHPDLPFQYFLDLISGLKQRFPAVHLKAFTMVEVAFLAKIAKLSIRDTLLRLKAAGVDSLPGGGAEIFTDRVRHIICDHKIDGQQWIDTARLAHQIGLKSNATMLYGHIENDEDRVDHLLRLRALQQETGGFQTFIPLAFHPANTPLQHLMTTTGFADIKSIAVSRLVLDNFPHIKAYWQMMTPKIAQIAQRFGADDLDGTVIEEKIYHDAGATTPQGLRRQELIRLIKEAGREPVERDTLYRAVTRTETSVTVAV, from the coding sequence ATGTCTGCCAAGCACGAATTCCAGACCGACGATGCGCGGCTCAGGCCGGTTGCCGAAAAAGTGCTCGCCCAGCAGCGGCTGGAGGCCGCCGATGCGCTCGCGCTGTACGCCTCCAGCGACATACTTGCCGTCGGCTGGCTGGCCAATCACGTGCGCGAGCGGATGCACGGCGACAAAACCTATTTCAACGTCAACCGGCACATCAATCCGACCAACGTGTGCGTGGCCGCGTGCCGGCTGTGCGCTTTCGGGCGGAAGAAAGACGCGCCCGGCGCGTACACCATGGCGCTGGAGGAGGCGTTTCAGACCGCTGGCGCCGGCTACAGCGATGCCGTGACCGAGTTCCACATTGTCGGCGGACTGCATCCCGACTTGCCGTTCCAGTACTTTCTCGACCTGATCTCCGGCCTCAAGCAGCGCTTCCCGGCGGTGCACTTGAAGGCGTTCACCATGGTGGAGGTCGCGTTCCTGGCGAAAATCGCCAAGCTGAGCATCCGGGACACGCTGCTGAGGTTGAAGGCGGCGGGGGTGGATTCGCTGCCCGGGGGAGGGGCGGAAATTTTCACCGACCGGGTGCGGCACATCATCTGCGACCACAAGATCGACGGCCAGCAGTGGATTGACACGGCGAGGCTGGCGCACCAGATCGGCCTGAAATCGAACGCCACCATGCTCTACGGGCACATCGAAAACGATGAAGACCGGGTTGACCACCTGCTGAGGTTGCGCGCGCTGCAGCAGGAGACCGGCGGATTCCAGACCTTCATTCCGCTGGCGTTCCACCCGGCCAACACGCCGCTGCAGCACCTGATGACCACGACCGGCTTTGCCGATATCAAGAGCATCGCGGTGTCGCGGCTGGTGCTGGACAATTTTCCGCACATCAAGGCGTACTGGCAGATGATGACGCCAAAGATCGCGCAGATCGCGCAGCGCTTCGGGGCCGACGACCTGGACGGGACGGTGATTGAAGAAAAGATCTACCACGATGCCGGGGCCACCACTCCGCAGGGCCTGCGCCGGCAGGAGTTGATCCGGCTGATCAAGGAAGCGGGCCGCGAGCCGGTGGAGCGGGACACCTTGTACCGGGCGGTGACGCGGACGGAGACATCGGTGACGGTGGCGGTGTAG
- a CDS encoding translocation/assembly module TamB domain-containing protein, with amino-acid sequence MSEQVQPRRRVLLAIAGVVVVAIVIGTAWYLTSPRFQDFVRARLVERLESVTGGRVEMGKVDWNLGKLSLVAHGVTIHGLEGPNEAPYVHADRVAIRLKILSLAGRKIGLRSFEVDRPVIHLMVGADGSTNQPRPKAQASSGRGMQPVLDLQADHVEVRDGVLMVNDRRVPLDLAANNVQAELAYAANAQSYDGTFSAGGIHLAYGDYKPFDSAVAASFSVAQNQVVMKSAKLTTGKSWVEVAGQLVDFSHPRLTLNYRSRFDLAQVADITRLAQMRGGVLEVNGSGNFTAEDFATSGSVRVQNLEYRDPAIRIPDLDGGAEFKSEHNTLTIPHLFAHALGGTVTGGAEIRNWTSMLKPGARAGLVSPAADAVAHLRLQQLSVGRIAAAISTRALPADKLNPVGSASGAMEVTFRGSPAHAHARVDVNVTPVEAAPQQLPVSATIRGAYAIDTLALELTQLSATARSLKLETSGTMARSNNLRVALTVGDLRDLNSLLAALSPSHRLPDGVTGRATFTGNLTGTLAAAQLAGEVTLGDFTLPIPLTAAARQRASTPARLARFDSFTAQVQYSPSQLALINARLRRGPEDASFTLSLGLDQGAARGTLPLRLRADIHNFEIHDLQAILGFDYPITGQTTATLAVSGTADDPLGTGHLRIAKAMVDGEPYQDISADVVFANQEAQLANVLIAHNGARVTGTAAYNLKTTAFRFNLKGSNFSLAQFPQLQWPRISVGGTLNFDARGSGTTSAPVVDADLHVRDVVLNRERLGNLDVKAVTSAGVMRITARSDFPAAEFGLDGTVGMQGDFPAELALKFTRLDVDALLHEFLQGRITGHSSVSGSVTLAGPLRRPQLLTVNGDISQFSADMENVKVHNDGPLRFKVADQVLTLEQFHLAGEENTRLSATGTVSLAGAKALDLRAEGNVHMKMLQVWNPDLRAGGMVEFNINARGNMDRPVLFGRARIDHGAVANINFPNGLSDINGVIVFNQDRMQIQSLTAASGGGTLTLGGFVTYSGTPAFNLTAQGKDIRLRYPQGLSTVLDADLRLSGTTSNSTLSGTATVTKFGMTPQFDLGLAIARARQAPETPNPKSPFNNMRLAVHVVSTPELQVQSSLARLTGDVDLNIRGTVTRPVLLGRVNVTEGQVTLNGTNYLLERGDVSFRNPVRIEPVLDVEATTRVRDYDITLGFHGPLERLSTTYRSDPPLPTSDIIALLAFGRTREEAVMATEANPSFTESASQAILGQALSSASSTRMQRLFGVSRIKISPEVAASQAVDPNARVTIEQQVSKEFTVTYVTDLTHSGQQIIQVEYNYSRQISILATRDQYGVLSFDVRIKRRRR; translated from the coding sequence ATGAGCGAGCAAGTCCAGCCGCGCCGCAGAGTGTTACTGGCGATCGCCGGGGTGGTAGTGGTGGCGATCGTCATCGGAACGGCGTGGTATCTCACCAGCCCGCGGTTTCAAGATTTCGTGCGCGCGCGTCTGGTGGAACGGCTGGAAAGCGTGACCGGCGGACGCGTCGAGATGGGCAAGGTTGATTGGAATCTCGGCAAGCTCTCGCTGGTCGCTCACGGTGTCACGATTCACGGGCTGGAAGGGCCGAATGAAGCGCCCTACGTGCATGCCGATCGCGTCGCGATCCGGTTGAAGATTTTGTCACTCGCCGGGCGAAAAATCGGGCTGCGGAGTTTCGAAGTCGACCGGCCGGTCATTCACCTGATGGTCGGCGCCGACGGCAGCACCAACCAGCCGAGGCCGAAAGCACAGGCGAGCAGCGGGCGGGGCATGCAGCCGGTACTCGATTTGCAGGCGGACCACGTCGAGGTGCGCGATGGCGTGCTGATGGTGAACGACCGGCGCGTGCCGCTCGATCTGGCCGCCAACAACGTGCAGGCGGAGTTGGCGTACGCGGCCAACGCGCAGAGCTATGACGGCACGTTCAGTGCGGGTGGGATTCACCTTGCGTATGGCGATTACAAGCCGTTTGATTCGGCAGTCGCCGCCAGCTTCAGCGTGGCGCAAAACCAGGTGGTCATGAAATCGGCGAAGCTGACCACGGGCAAGTCATGGGTAGAGGTTGCGGGGCAGTTGGTGGATTTCAGCCACCCGCGGCTGACCTTGAATTACCGATCGCGGTTCGACCTGGCGCAGGTTGCCGACATCACGCGGCTGGCGCAGATGCGCGGCGGCGTGCTGGAGGTGAACGGCAGCGGCAACTTTACCGCAGAGGATTTCGCCACGTCGGGCTCGGTGCGAGTGCAGAACCTGGAATACCGCGATCCGGCCATCCGCATTCCCGACCTCGACGGCGGCGCGGAATTCAAGTCGGAACACAACACGCTCACGATTCCGCACCTGTTCGCGCACGCGCTGGGAGGGACGGTCACCGGGGGCGCGGAGATTCGAAACTGGACGTCGATGCTGAAGCCGGGAGCACGCGCGGGCCTGGTGTCGCCGGCGGCGGATGCGGTGGCGCACCTGCGGCTGCAGCAGCTTTCGGTGGGCCGCATTGCCGCGGCCATCTCGACCCGCGCGTTGCCGGCGGACAAGCTGAACCCGGTGGGCTCAGCGAGCGGCGCCATGGAGGTGACCTTCCGCGGCTCGCCGGCGCACGCGCACGCGCGCGTCGACGTGAATGTCACGCCGGTGGAGGCGGCCCCGCAGCAGCTTCCGGTGAGCGCCACCATCCGCGGCGCGTACGCGATTGACACGCTGGCGCTGGAACTGACGCAGTTGAGCGCGACGGCGCGTTCGCTGAAGCTGGAAACCTCCGGCACCATGGCGCGCAGCAACAACCTGCGTGTGGCGCTGACGGTCGGCGACCTGCGCGACCTGAATTCGCTGCTGGCGGCGCTGAGCCCCTCCCACCGGCTGCCCGACGGCGTCACCGGCCGCGCGACCTTTACCGGCAATTTGACCGGTACGCTGGCCGCAGCGCAACTGGCGGGAGAAGTGACGCTCGGGGATTTCACCTTGCCGATCCCGCTGACGGCGGCGGCGCGCCAGCGGGCGTCCACACCGGCGCGGCTGGCGCGATTCGATTCCTTCACCGCCCAGGTGCAGTATTCGCCAAGCCAGCTCGCGCTCATCAACGCTCGCCTGCGCCGCGGCCCCGAGGATGCTTCCTTCACGCTGAGTCTGGGGCTCGATCAAGGCGCGGCCCGCGGCACGCTGCCGCTCAGGTTGCGGGCGGACATTCACAATTTCGAGATCCACGATCTGCAGGCGATCCTCGGGTTCGATTACCCGATCACCGGGCAGACCACGGCAACGCTCGCGGTGAGCGGCACGGCCGACGATCCCCTCGGTACGGGGCACCTGCGCATTGCCAAGGCGATGGTGGATGGCGAACCATACCAGGACATCAGCGCCGATGTGGTATTTGCCAACCAGGAAGCGCAGCTTGCCAACGTGCTGATCGCGCACAACGGGGCACGCGTGACCGGGACCGCTGCCTACAACCTGAAGACGACGGCGTTCCGCTTTAACCTGAAGGGCAGCAATTTCAGCCTGGCGCAGTTCCCGCAACTGCAGTGGCCGCGCATTTCCGTCGGCGGCACGCTGAACTTCGACGCGCGGGGGTCGGGCACGACGTCAGCGCCGGTGGTGGACGCCGATCTCCACGTGCGCGACGTGGTGCTGAACCGCGAGCGGCTGGGGAACCTGGACGTGAAGGCGGTGACCAGCGCCGGGGTGATGCGAATCACCGCGCGGAGCGACTTTCCCGCGGCCGAGTTTGGGTTGGACGGCACGGTCGGCATGCAAGGCGATTTCCCCGCGGAGCTGGCGCTGAAATTCACCCGCCTGGACGTGGACGCGCTGCTGCACGAGTTCCTGCAAGGACGCATCACGGGACATTCCTCGGTCAGCGGATCCGTCACGCTGGCGGGACCTTTGCGGCGGCCGCAGCTGCTCACGGTGAACGGCGACATCAGTCAGTTTTCCGCCGACATGGAGAACGTCAAGGTGCACAACGACGGCCCGCTGCGCTTCAAGGTGGCCGACCAGGTGCTGACGCTGGAGCAGTTCCATCTCGCCGGGGAGGAAAACACGCGGTTGTCGGCGACCGGCACGGTGTCACTGGCGGGCGCCAAGGCACTCGACCTGCGCGCCGAGGGCAACGTCCACATGAAGATGTTGCAGGTCTGGAACCCGGACCTGCGTGCCGGCGGCATGGTGGAGTTCAACATCAACGCCCGTGGAAACATGGACCGGCCGGTGCTGTTCGGCCGCGCCCGGATCGACCACGGCGCGGTGGCGAACATCAATTTTCCGAACGGGCTCAGCGATATCAACGGCGTCATCGTCTTCAACCAGGACCGCATGCAGATCCAGTCGCTGACGGCGGCCAGCGGCGGAGGAACGCTGACCTTGGGCGGGTTTGTGACCTACTCGGGTACGCCGGCCTTCAACCTGACGGCCCAAGGCAAGGACATCCGGCTGCGCTACCCGCAGGGATTGAGCACGGTGCTGGATGCCGATCTGCGGCTGAGCGGGACAACCAGCAATTCCACGCTGTCGGGCACGGCGACGGTCACCAAGTTCGGCATGACGCCGCAATTCGACCTGGGGCTGGCCATCGCGCGCGCGCGGCAGGCGCCCGAGACGCCGAACCCGAAATCGCCCTTCAACAACATGCGGCTGGCGGTCCACGTGGTGTCCACGCCGGAGTTGCAGGTGCAGTCGTCGCTGGCGCGCCTGACCGGCGATGTGGACCTCAACATCCGGGGCACGGTGACGCGGCCCGTTCTGCTGGGCAGGGTGAACGTCACCGAGGGCCAGGTAACGCTCAACGGCACGAATTATCTACTGGAGCGCGGCGATGTGTCCTTCCGCAACCCGGTGCGGATCGAGCCCGTGCTGGACGTGGAGGCCACGACGCGGGTGCGCGATTACGACATTACGCTGGGCTTCCACGGACCGCTGGAGCGGCTGAGCACGACCTACCGCTCCGACCCGCCGCTGCCGACCTCGGACATCATCGCGCTGCTGGCCTTCGGGCGCACGCGCGAGGAGGCGGTGATGGCGACGGAGGCCAACCCGAGTTTTACCGAGTCGGCGTCGCAGGCGATCCTGGGGCAGGCGCTGAGTTCGGCATCGAGCACGAGGATGCAGCGGCTGTTCGGGGTAAGCCGCATCAAGATTTCGCCGGAAGTGGCCGCCAGCCAGGCAGTGGATCCCAATGCGCGCGTCACCATCGAGCAGCAGGTTTCCAAAGAGTTCACCGTAACCTACGTGACCGACCTGACGCACTCGGGACAGCAGATCATCCAGGTGGAATACAACTACAGCCGTCAGATCTCGATTTTGGCCACGCGCGACCAGTACGGCGTGCTGTCGTTCGATGTAAGGATTAAACGGCGCAGGAGGTAG
- a CDS encoding type II toxin-antitoxin system RelE/ParE family toxin produces the protein MSAKRVEFHQGAIADVKSAVAWYQKRSPKAALDFIEELHRAADTIGEAPERWPAGKNNTRRFLLWRFPFVIIYSEQQSVVTIWAVAHSSRRPEYWRDRL, from the coding sequence ATGAGCGCTAAGCGGGTTGAGTTCCACCAGGGTGCAATCGCCGATGTTAAAAGCGCAGTGGCTTGGTATCAGAAGCGCAGCCCTAAGGCGGCCTTGGACTTCATCGAGGAACTGCATCGAGCCGCCGACACAATCGGTGAAGCCCCGGAACGCTGGCCGGCCGGAAAGAACAACACCAGGCGGTTTCTGCTCTGGCGATTCCCATTTGTCATCATCTATTCCGAACAACAGTCCGTAGTCACAATCTGGGCCGTTGCCCACAGCAGCAGACGACCGGAGTACTGGCGGGATCGCCTCTAA